A segment of the Stigmatella erecta genome:
AGCTGCACCAGCGCTACCCGCCCCGGGAGGACGACGTGGCGGGCGTGGCGCGCGTGCTGCTCTCGGGCCAGCCGGAGCTGCTCTCCGAGGTGCCCGAGCCGGTGCTGCGGCGCATGGCCTCGGACGAGGCGCACCTGGCGCTCCTGCGCGAGGTGGGGCTCCAGTCGCGCATCTGCGTGCCCATCCGCGCGCGCGAGCGGAACTTCGGCGCGCTCACCTTCGGCATCTCCGGCGGCCGCCAGCGCTATGACCGGCGCGACGTGGCGCTGGCCGAGGAGCTGGGCCGGCGCGCCGCGGTGGCCATGGACAACGCGCTGCTCTACCGCGACACCCAGCGCGCGCAGCAGGAGGCCCAGGAGGCCAACCGCCTCAAGGACGAGTTCCTCGCCACGCTCTCGCACGAGCTGCGCACGCCGCTCACCTCCATCCTCGGCTGGACGCAGATGCTCCTGCGGCGCGACGACCTGGACGAGGCGGGGCGGCGCCGGGGCCTGGAGACCATCGAGCGCAACGCGCGCGTGCAGCGCCAGCTCGTGGAGGACCTGCTGGACGTGTCGCGCATCACCGCGGGCAAGCTGACGCTGGAGCTGCGCGAGGTGCCGCTGCGCGAGGTGGTGGAGTCGGCGCTGGAGAGCGTGCGCCCCACGGCCGAGGCGCGCGGGGTGCAGCTGCAGACGGACCTGGACGGCGTCTCCGAGAGCGTGCTGGCGGACCCCACGCGCCTGCAGCAGGTGCTGTGGAACCTGCTCACCAACGCGCTGAAGTTCACCGAGCGGGGCGGGCGCGTGCGGCTCCTGGCCCGCCGCGACGGGCCGAGCGTGGCGCTCACCGTGAGCGACACCGGCAAGGGCATCGAGCCCGGCTTCCTGCCCCACGTCTTCGAGCGCTTCCGCCAGGGCAACACCGGGCGGGGCCACGGCGGGCTGGGGCTGGGGCTGGCCATCGTGCGCACCATGGTGGAACTGCACGGCGGCACCGTGGACGTGCACAGCGATGGGCCGGGCACGGGCGCCACCTTCACCGTGCGCCTGCCCCTGCGCGAGGGCCCGGAAGCCCAGCAGACAAGCGGGCAGCCGGCCGGTGCCAGCCCGCTCGCGGGGGTGAAGGTGCTCTTCCTGGGCAACCCCGTGGACGCGCGCGAGTCCGTGGAGGGCTTCCTGCGCAGCGCGGGCGCCGAGGTGCGCGTGGTGGGCTCCCTGGCCGAGGCGCTGGCGGCGCTCGCCCAGCTCCGGCCGGATGTGCTGGTGAGCGACATCCTGCTGCCGGGCGAGGACGGCTTCGCGCTGATGCGCAACCAGGAGGTGCGCGGCCGCATCCCCGCGCTGGCGCTGTGCGGCCACGCGCACGCGGAGGATCCCCGCCGGGTGCTGGACGAGGGCTTCCAGATGCACCTGTGCAAGCCGGTGGCCTCCGAGGAGCTGACGGCCGCCGTGACCGCGTTGCTGGGCCGTGCCCGCGCCGAGGCGCGCGCGGACGCCCAGCCCGTGTAAATCCTTCCCGCTGGGGACTGGAGTTTCTTCCCCGGGCCCTCTCCCGGCGCGGCGTAAAGGGCCGCACCCACAGGCGCCCACGCGGGAGGCACGATTGTCGCATAGGGAATGCTGACCCGGGCGGGGAGGGTGAAAGCCTGGGAGCGATCTCTCGTGTTCTCCTGGCGGCCTCGTGCAAGTCCCTGCGCTCCATTGCTCCTGCGCAACACCGCACCCGGACCGGGTTCAGTGCCCCACGCTCATCCGTGAGCCGGCGGCACCGGGCGCGGACCTGGGGTGGGAGGCCCTGGGCGCGCAGGGCCTGGACCCGGAGAACCTGACGGGCCAGCAGTTCGGCAGCTTCCGCATGGTGCGCGAGCTGGGCCGCGGGGGCATGGGCACGGTGTGGCTGGCCGAGCACGTCCTCATCCAGAAGCGCGTGGCGGTGAAGGTGCTCCATGCCCATCTGATCCGCGACCGGCGGCTGGTGACGCGCTTCCTGTCCGAGGCGCGCACGCTCACGCTCATCCAGCACCCGAACGTCGTCTCGCTCTTCGACCTGAACATGCGCGAGGGGCGCCCCTACCTCGTCATGGAGTACCTGGAGGGGCAGAGCCTGGCGTCGCTCGCGCAGGAGCCCCTGGCGCCGGCGCTCGCCGTGGAGCTGCTCTCGCAGGTGTGTGACGCGCTGAGCGCCGCGCACGCCCACGGCGTCGTCCACCGGGACTTGAAGCCGGCCAACGTCTTTCTGCTCCCCCGGGAGAAGGGGGGCTACCGGGTGAAGCTGCTCGACTTCGGCATCGCCAAGCTCCTGTCCTACCCGGCGGGGGTGATGCCCACCCAGAGCGGCACGCTGCTGGGCACCCCGGAGTTCATGGCGCCCGAGCAGTGCAGTGGCGCGCCCGTGGATGGGCGGGCGGACCTGTACGCCGCGGGGGTGCTCGGCTACCAGCTGCTCACCGGCCAGCTGCCCTTCACCGGCAGCCACCCGGCCGAGGTGCTGCTGGCCCACCTGATGAAGCCGCCCCCCCTGGCCCACGCGCACCACCCGGGCGTGCCCGAGGCGCTCTCGCGCGTGCTGGTGCGCGCCATGGCCAAGAAGCCCGAGGACCGCTTCGCCACGGCCGAGGCGCTGCGCCAGGCCCTGCAGGAGGCCCTGCGCCCGGCGCCGCCGCCCCCGCTCACCGTGCACATGCGCCGCAAGGGCGCCGATGCGCCGCGGGTGCTGCGCGGGGAGCGGGCGGGCCGCCTGGGCCTCTTCCTTTATATGGAGGAGGGCGCGCCGCCGCCCGTGCTGGAGGACGTGGCGCTGCGGCTCCAGCTGCCCGGCGGGGAGCTCTCCTGCACGGGCCAGGTGGTGCGGCACGTGTCCGCCGAGCAGGCCCGGGCCTGGCACATGGCCCCGGGCTTTGGCCTGGAGCTGCGGGACTCCTCGCCGGACTTCCTGCACACCTTCGAGCGGCTCCTGGCCGGAGGCCCCCCGGCGGCGCCTGTCCCGGCGCCCGCCTCGGCCCTGGAGGAGGCGCGCGCGGAGGCGCTGCTGCGCAACTTCCGCGGGGGCACGGACCTGTACGCGGTGCTGGGGGTGGCCAAGGACGCGCCCACCGACGCCATCCGCCGCCGGGCGCGCGAGGCCCGCGCGGTGCTGGAGCCCCTGCGCGGGCAGCCCCTGTCCCCCGCGCTGCGCCAGCGCGTGGAGGCGGCGCTCGCCCGCGTGGGCGAGGCGCTCCACACCCTGGGCCACCTGGAGCGGCGCGTGGAGCACGACGCCCAGCTGCGCAACCTGGAGGGGCTCCTGCGCTGCCTCTCCGAGGGACTCACCGTGACGGCCCTGGAGCAGTGCCGCGCCCGCTTCCTCTCCCGGCAGCGCGTGCCCCAGGGGCGCGCCACGCTCTACCTCGCCACGGGCCTGGCCTTCGCCGCCCAGGGCGAGCTGCACCAGGCGCTGGAGGCTTACGAGCAGGCGCTGCGCATCGACCCGCTCCACCTGGAGGCCCTCAAGCGCTGGCGCATGCTCCGGGCACAGCTGCGCGGCACGCCCGCCCCCGCCGAGGGGGCGGCCCGCTGAGCCAGGCCCCTGGGCGGCGGGGCGGGCACGCGCCACACGGGCATGTGGCTTGCGCCCCCACGGGGGCTGCCCGTTAAAAGACGGGGATTCCCATGGCTTCCGACTCGGACGACACCCTTCCCCCGCAGGGCCGCTTCACCCGGTTTCGCAAGCTCGCGGGGCTCTCCGCGCAGCTGGGCGCGGAGGTGCTCAAGAGCGGCGCGCGCCGGGTGACGGGGCAGGACGAGGAGCTGTTCAGCAAGGGCATGGCCGAGAAGCTCGTCGCCACGCTGGGCGACTTGAAGGGCGCGGCGATGAAGTTCGGCCAGGCCGTCTCCATGGACCCGGACCTGATGACGCCCGAGGTGCGCCAGGTGCTGGCCCGGCTGCAGAACCAGGCCCCCGCCATGGGCTACGAGACGGTGGCCCGGGTGATTCGCGAGGAGCTGGGCGCGCCGCCCGAGGCGCTCTTCCGGGAGTTCAGCCGGGAGCCGCTGGCCGCCGCCTCGCTCGGGCAGGTGCACCGGGCGGTGCTGGAGGATGGCCGCGCGGTGGTGGTGAAGGTGCAGTACCCCGGC
Coding sequences within it:
- a CDS encoding response regulator, producing the protein MSEEPPVASILLVDDNVQNLVVLGAALEPLGQRLVKATSGREALRRLEEEDFAVILLDVRMPDMDGYQTAHLIKAQERTRHIPLLFLTALQREDRHLLRGYAQGAVDYLLKPFEAEVLRAKVGVFVELYRRGEALKLREAKLREQEREALLRQGEAHSRALLNAMPQAVWAARPDGTQAWCNAAWTALLGSPGAELEPRSLVDSVHPSERETVLAGIREALRSGRPWDGQHRLGRPESYRWHHLKVTPLPASGQAWSGFLCTATDIDDERRTQQISQLLSHASVMLSSSLDYHATLARLAQLVVPRFADWCTVDVLDRGASLAGLTRVAVAHAEQGKAERVLELHQRYPPREDDVAGVARVLLSGQPELLSEVPEPVLRRMASDEAHLALLREVGLQSRICVPIRARERNFGALTFGISGGRQRYDRRDVALAEELGRRAAVAMDNALLYRDTQRAQQEAQEANRLKDEFLATLSHELRTPLTSILGWTQMLLRRDDLDEAGRRRGLETIERNARVQRQLVEDLLDVSRITAGKLTLELREVPLREVVESALESVRPTAEARGVQLQTDLDGVSESVLADPTRLQQVLWNLLTNALKFTERGGRVRLLARRDGPSVALTVSDTGKGIEPGFLPHVFERFRQGNTGRGHGGLGLGLAIVRTMVELHGGTVDVHSDGPGTGATFTVRLPLREGPEAQQTSGQPAGASPLAGVKVLFLGNPVDARESVEGFLRSAGAEVRVVGSLAEALAALAQLRPDVLVSDILLPGEDGFALMRNQEVRGRIPALALCGHAHAEDPRRVLDEGFQMHLCKPVASEELTAAVTALLGRARAEARADAQPV
- a CDS encoding serine/threonine-protein kinase — its product is MQVPALHCSCATPHPDRVQCPTLIREPAAPGADLGWEALGAQGLDPENLTGQQFGSFRMVRELGRGGMGTVWLAEHVLIQKRVAVKVLHAHLIRDRRLVTRFLSEARTLTLIQHPNVVSLFDLNMREGRPYLVMEYLEGQSLASLAQEPLAPALAVELLSQVCDALSAAHAHGVVHRDLKPANVFLLPREKGGYRVKLLDFGIAKLLSYPAGVMPTQSGTLLGTPEFMAPEQCSGAPVDGRADLYAAGVLGYQLLTGQLPFTGSHPAEVLLAHLMKPPPLAHAHHPGVPEALSRVLVRAMAKKPEDRFATAEALRQALQEALRPAPPPPLTVHMRRKGADAPRVLRGERAGRLGLFLYMEEGAPPPVLEDVALRLQLPGGELSCTGQVVRHVSAEQARAWHMAPGFGLELRDSSPDFLHTFERLLAGGPPAAPVPAPASALEEARAEALLRNFRGGTDLYAVLGVAKDAPTDAIRRRAREARAVLEPLRGQPLSPALRQRVEAALARVGEALHTLGHLERRVEHDAQLRNLEGLLRCLSEGLTVTALEQCRARFLSRQRVPQGRATLYLATGLAFAAQGELHQALEAYEQALRIDPLHLEALKRWRMLRAQLRGTPAPAEGAAR